A part of Synergistaceae bacterium genomic DNA contains:
- a CDS encoding TAXI family TRAP transporter solute-binding subunit produces MKKTLVVLGVILVLAATCSTSSAMDPVKRSDYFITVLTGPSSGIYFPIGGAFSTFVGKLGYRASATATGATAENINALQTGQGEMAIAMADSVIQAVESFGAYEGQPPADDLRAMMGLWPNFCQIVTTVDSGIAKFTDMKGKRVGVGAPNSGVELNARMMFEAHGMTYDDCKVDYLSYGEAIDQMKNGLCDVAFVTSGLGNATIMELGTSKKISFVPVEGEALQNLLKKYPFYIEATIPATTYGTNSDTTTAAVMNIMLVDVKLPAEVVYDLLDNIYSPAGIEVIQGSHATAKANISLDTALRGIVGTSVPFHNGAAQFYKDKGLLK; encoded by the coding sequence ATGAAGAAAACATTAGTCGTTTTGGGTGTCATTCTCGTTTTGGCGGCGACCTGTTCCACAAGCAGCGCGATGGATCCCGTGAAGAGAAGCGATTACTTCATCACTGTGCTGACGGGGCCTTCCAGTGGAATTTATTTCCCGATCGGCGGAGCTTTTTCGACGTTCGTCGGCAAACTGGGGTACAGAGCCTCGGCTACCGCTACCGGCGCTACGGCGGAGAACATCAATGCTCTTCAGACCGGACAGGGAGAAATGGCCATCGCTATGGCCGACTCAGTTATTCAGGCTGTGGAATCCTTTGGCGCTTACGAGGGACAGCCTCCTGCGGACGATTTGCGCGCGATGATGGGACTGTGGCCCAATTTCTGCCAGATCGTCACTACGGTGGACTCAGGCATCGCGAAGTTCACCGACATGAAGGGTAAACGTGTAGGAGTGGGTGCTCCCAATTCGGGAGTGGAACTTAACGCTCGAATGATGTTCGAGGCGCATGGAATGACCTATGATGACTGCAAAGTGGACTACCTCAGCTACGGCGAGGCCATCGACCAGATGAAAAATGGCTTATGCGACGTGGCGTTCGTCACTTCCGGACTCGGCAACGCCACCATTATGGAGCTGGGGACCAGTAAAAAAATTTCCTTCGTCCCAGTCGAGGGCGAGGCGCTCCAGAATCTTCTGAAAAAATATCCTTTTTACATCGAGGCCACGATTCCGGCCACGACTTATGGAACGAACAGCGACACCACCACGGCCGCCGTCATGAACATCATGCTCGTCGATGTTAAACTACCCGCGGAGGTAGTATACGATCTGCTCGATAATATCTACTCGCCCGCGGGTATCGAGGTGATCCAGGGATCTCACGCCACGGCGAAGGCCAACATCAGCCTCGACACCGCCCTGCGCGGCATCGTGGGAACTTCCGTTCCTTTCCACAACGGAGCCGCCCAGTTCTACAAAGACAAAGGTTTATTGAAGTAG
- a CDS encoding DUF1850 domain-containing protein, producing MKILLTVIAAIFAAILAQVSLCVHAESVELIESTESVELTEFTLRVSDWKTGVIYSEVPAKAGSKLFFGWIHSLEKIPWNEYYHIAEDGALILDSVTFPAFGAGIPENKGKVCYIENGLIHMEKIDQTFEELVWLNSHTATQEILLDGEYVTRGSDLPHHARLRLVIGD from the coding sequence ATGAAAATTCTGTTGACCGTTATTGCTGCGATATTCGCCGCGATTTTGGCTCAGGTGTCTTTATGCGTTCATGCGGAATCAGTGGAATTAATAGAATCAACGGAATCAGTGGAATTAACGGAATTCACGTTGCGCGTCAGCGACTGGAAAACCGGCGTCATCTACTCCGAAGTTCCAGCAAAGGCCGGAAGCAAACTCTTTTTCGGCTGGATTCACTCACTGGAAAAAATCCCCTGGAACGAATATTACCACATCGCCGAGGACGGAGCTCTGATACTGGACTCCGTCACCTTCCCTGCCTTTGGTGCCGGTATCCCCGAAAATAAGGGGAAGGTGTGCTATATCGAGAACGGTTTGATTCATATGGAAAAAATCGATCAAACGTTTGAAGAGTTGGTATGGCTCAATTCCCACACGGCGACCCAGGAAATACTGCTAGACGGCGAGTACGTGACGAGAGGCAGCGACCTGCCTCACCATGCTCGATTACGTTTGGTCATCGGTGATTGA
- a CDS encoding TRAP transporter permease, with protein sequence MKEVMAVEQDKMEGDFLKGSSDLKNNAGDALNEEITQAMGGVLTQTQQELIEKLDKEASTRTLQNPLMAKLFFFACVAVSVYHFVTSLYGMPVVLKHRSLHVAMMLVLGFIMYPFGKKSDYKHISWVDWLLIVLAMLVPLYVWIDYLGIVSRAGRANVYDLVAATVLVLLVLEASRRMSGWALPILSMVFIAYGLYGRGLPGIFGHRGYTWLQLSNHFFANTEGIYGSSVSVAASYIFLFILFGAIMGRSGMGAFFNDISMALAGHSKGGPAKVSVVASGLLGSINGSAVANVVTTGAFTIPLMKKTGYSKEFAGAVEASASVGGQLLPPVMGAAAFIMAEILSIRYSVIIVHAAIPALLYYLGIIIQVHLRACKNNLLGLPRDQLPQVGAVLKARGHLLIPIVILLYLLLFSGTTVVFSAVVTIVATVVVACLRKSTRMSFDDVCQSFAEGARSTVPVAMACACVGIVIGVISKTGFGLIMANSIIALGKQSLFLTLIFTMITCMILGMGVPSIPAYIITATIAAPALVGLNVGIEPVAAHMFAFYFAMFANLTPPVALAAFAAAGLSGGDPMKTGFASVKLAIAGFIVPYMFIYSPQLLLINTSLLEGIRVAIGACVGVLMIAVAVEGYLFTKVHSLLRVISFGGAVCLIDSGLVTDLIGGVILVGLLATQHYAALKERGRGALVA encoded by the coding sequence ATGAAAGAGGTGATGGCAGTGGAGCAGGATAAAATGGAAGGCGATTTTTTGAAAGGAAGCTCGGACTTGAAAAATAACGCAGGTGACGCATTGAATGAGGAGATTACCCAGGCGATGGGAGGAGTTCTAACTCAAACACAGCAAGAACTTATCGAAAAACTCGACAAAGAGGCTAGTACTCGTACTTTGCAAAATCCTTTGATGGCAAAACTCTTCTTTTTCGCCTGCGTCGCTGTTTCTGTGTACCACTTCGTCACTTCACTATATGGGATGCCAGTCGTGCTCAAGCATCGTTCGTTACATGTAGCCATGATGTTGGTCCTGGGGTTCATCATGTATCCCTTCGGCAAGAAAAGCGACTACAAGCACATAAGCTGGGTTGATTGGCTGTTGATCGTCCTGGCGATGCTTGTGCCGTTGTACGTTTGGATCGACTATCTGGGTATCGTTAGCCGAGCGGGAAGGGCCAATGTCTACGATCTGGTCGCTGCGACGGTTTTGGTGCTATTGGTGCTGGAGGCCTCGCGGCGCATGTCCGGCTGGGCGCTGCCCATCTTGAGTATGGTCTTCATCGCCTACGGCCTTTATGGGCGCGGGTTGCCAGGGATATTCGGGCATCGCGGCTATACATGGCTGCAACTTTCCAACCATTTCTTCGCCAATACGGAGGGCATCTACGGCTCTTCGGTGAGCGTGGCCGCCAGTTATATTTTCTTGTTCATTCTCTTCGGCGCGATCATGGGTCGATCTGGAATGGGGGCCTTCTTCAATGATATTTCTATGGCTCTGGCTGGTCATTCCAAAGGCGGCCCGGCAAAAGTCTCCGTCGTCGCGTCAGGATTGTTGGGTTCTATCAATGGATCCGCCGTCGCCAATGTCGTTACCACGGGAGCTTTCACCATCCCTCTCATGAAAAAAACCGGTTACTCCAAGGAATTTGCGGGAGCCGTCGAAGCCTCGGCTTCGGTGGGTGGCCAGTTGCTTCCTCCCGTCATGGGCGCCGCGGCTTTTATCATGGCAGAGATCCTGAGTATACGTTACTCCGTGATCATCGTACACGCGGCCATTCCCGCCCTCCTTTACTACCTGGGTATCATCATTCAAGTGCACCTGCGCGCTTGCAAAAACAACCTGCTGGGTCTACCGAGAGACCAGTTACCCCAGGTAGGGGCCGTGCTGAAGGCGAGGGGACACTTGCTCATACCCATCGTCATCTTGCTTTACCTGCTTCTCTTTTCCGGCACGACCGTCGTTTTCTCCGCCGTTGTGACGATCGTCGCCACGGTCGTCGTCGCCTGTCTCAGGAAATCCACTCGAATGAGTTTCGACGACGTATGCCAGTCTTTCGCGGAAGGCGCGCGCTCCACGGTCCCGGTGGCAATGGCCTGCGCCTGCGTGGGAATTGTCATCGGCGTTATTTCAAAAACCGGCTTCGGATTGATAATGGCGAACAGCATCATTGCTTTGGGTAAGCAAAGCCTATTTCTCACGTTGATCTTCACCATGATCACCTGCATGATCCTCGGCATGGGGGTTCCCTCCATTCCAGCCTATATCATCACGGCCACAATCGCGGCGCCCGCTTTGGTTGGACTAAATGTAGGGATTGAGCCGGTTGCGGCTCACATGTTTGCTTTTTATTTCGCCATGTTCGCCAATCTGACTCCCCCTGTGGCCTTAGCGGCTTTCGCGGCGGCGGGTTTGTCCGGCGGGGATCCTATGAAAACGGGGTTTGCTTCGGTGAAGCTGGCAATCGCGGGCTTCATTGTTCCCTACATGTTTATTTATTCTCCGCAATTACTTCTCATCAATACTTCGCTTCTTGAAGGCATTCGCGTCGCGATAGGCGCTTGTGTGGGGGTACTGATGATCGCCGTAGCCGTCGAGGGGTATCTTTTCACAAAAGTACATTCACTTCTGAGGGTGATATCCTTCGGCGGCGCGGTCTGTTTAATTGACAGTGGGCTGGTGACGGACCTGATCGGCGGCGTTATCTTGGTGGGGTTGCTCGCGACCCAACATTACGCGGCTCTAAAAGAACGAGGGCGAGGCGCGCTGGTGGCGTGA